The Pseudomonas pergaminensis nucleotide sequence AAAGCCACGCGCAACGGGAGCCTTCTCATGGACAAATACGACCGCATGCTCCTCAGCGCCCTGCTCGAAGACGGCCGCGCGTCCTACGCGCAACTGGCGCGCACGGTAAACCTCTCCGCCCCCGCCGTGGCCGAGCGCGTGGCCAAGCTGGAGGCCAGCGGCGTGATCACTGGGTATCAGGCCAAGGTGGACCTGTCCAAAGTGGGGTTGCCGATCCAGTGCGTGATTGAACTGCGGCTGACCAATCATGGCAGCCAGAAGGTGTATGACGCGTTGGCGGAAATCCCTGAATTGACGGAGTGCCATCGGGTGACCGGCGACCCGTGCGTGATCATGCAGGCAGCCGTGGGGTCGATGCCGGAGTTGGAGAACCTGATCAACCGGGTGGCCAAGTTCGGGTTCAGCAAGACCTCGATTATTTTGTCGAGTGCGATAGAGCGGCGGGTACCGTTGGGGCAGTTGGAGGGCAATGGGAAAAATGGTGGCTGAACCGTAGCCATCGCCCATGCGGCGGATTTGCTGCATTGCGCAGTGGAGACGGCGCAAGCGCCGAGTGGGCGATGAAGGCGCAGCAGCGGGCGGTGATGCATTTGGTGGGGATGGCGAAGGGCGTGGTGGATCGGGCGTTGGAGTGTGTGCAGCCACACTAGCTTTGTGGTGAGCGGGCTTGCCCCGCGCTGGGCTGCGAAGCAGCCCCAATTAAGGGCGCCGCGTTCTTTCAGTTAGCACGGAGTGTCAGGTTTTGGGGCTGCTCCGCAGCCCAGCGCGGGGCAAGCCCGCTCACCACAGAAGCCCGTTCACCACAGAGAAGACCGGGCCCACAGGAGATTGTGGCGAGGTCAGAACCCGCGATGCTTCTTCAGGTGCTCATTGATCTTCGCCGCCGGCACTTTCTGCAAGGTGCACAGCAACTCATGGGACAGTTCGCGCAAGCCGTGGGTGCGGCGCAGTTCCTGGGCCAGGTGGGCTGTGAGGTTAGCTGCCATTTCCGCATCGGCCATCGCTCGGTGAGCCTTGCCGGTGTGGGGCAGTTGCGCGTAGGTGTTGAGGGTGCCGAGCTTGTGGTTGGGCGCAGCCGGCATGAGGCGGCGTGCAAGAAGCAGGGAGCAGGCGAATTTTTGCAGGCGGGTACGGCGGATCAGGCCCAGTTCGTAGTCCCAGAACTTCTGGTCGAACGCGGCGTTGTGCGCCATCAGTGGCGTGGTGCCGACGAACTCGTTGACCTCGTTCATCACTCGCTCGGCCGGCGGCGCGCTGCGCAGCATGGCGTTGCTGATGCCGGTGAGTTGCTCGATAAAACCCGGCACGCGCACGCCGGCGTTCATCAGGCTCTGGTAGCGGTCCACAATCTGGCCACGTTCGAGGATGACCACCGCGATTTCAGTGGCCCGGCAATGGCTGCTCGGGGTGATGCCGGTGGTTTCAAAGTCGATGACCGCTATACGTTCCAAACCTGTTCCAACTCCGTCTTAGCATTTATTTGAGCAACAACGCGCCTTCAATCGGCACGTAGCGACTGGCGGCGCGTATCAATGAATTGGCCGTCAGCCCCGGTACGCCATAGGCCACGGCCTCGACGCCATGCTTGTGGATAACCCGGTCGAGCAACATGTCGAAATCACCGTCGCCAGAGGCCAGCACGATTTCGTCGACGTGGTCGGCGGCGTCCATGATGTCGATGGTGATACCCACGTCCCAGTCGCCCTTGGCCGAGCCGTCGCTGCGCTGGATGTAGGGCTTGAGTTTTACCGTGAAACCCAGGTTGCGCAGGATCTGCTGGAATTGCTGCTGTTTGCTGTCGCCACGGTCGATGGCATACGCGTACGCCTCGACGATCTGCCCGCGCGCGCTGATATCAGCCCACAACGCGGCGTAGTTGAAGTGGCAGCCATAGGCCTGGCGAACGGTGTAGTAGAGGTTTTGAACATCGGCGAACACTGCAATTTTCTTCACCGCACTTCCTCATGACAGCCAGGCGCCAGGGCCCGGAAAGGGTGCCAGTATGCCAGCCGCGAGAAGGTTTCCGGGAAAAATCAGACCGGGGCGACGAAGCGCCCCGGCCGAGGTGGGTCAGACGAAGGAATCGTCGTCGCCGAAGGAAGAAGAATCGTCGGAATAATCGCTGTCGGTGAAGCTGTCCGAGTTGTCACTGCCCCAGTTGTCATTGCCGGCGTACTTCTGGTCATCGCCGCCCCAGCCGCTCTGGTCACTGGCGGGCGCCGGCTGTTCGATGATTTCCTCGACCACCTGCGGTTGCTGGTTGTGATGGAACAGGCTGCTGATGCCTTCGGCCAGCAACACACCACCGGCCACGCCGGCTGCGGTTTTCATCGCGCCGCCGAGGAAACCGCTGCCTATCGGGGCTGCCGGCGCTTGTTGCGGCTGTTGGTAGTTCTGCTGGGGCGCGCCGTAGTTCTGCTGCGGCGCAGGCTGGCTGAACCCAGGCCGCCCCGGTTCACGCCAGCCGCCACCGGAAGAGGCCGGGGCGCTCTGCGCAGGCTGGGGGTCGCGGGAACCACCGCCAAAGATGCTCGACAAGAACCCACCGCTGCTCGCCGGAGCGGCTGGCGCGGATTTCGCCCGCTGCAGCTCATCCTGCAACTGCTGGATCTGCTGCGCCTGCTCCTTGTTTAGCGCGTCGAGGCTTTTGAGCGCGTGCTCCTGCACCAGGATCGACTGGGTCATGTAGTACCCGGCTGCCGGTTGGCGCGTCATGTGCTCCTTGATCCGCGCTTCGGCCTGGGCGTCGCGGGGGGCTGAGTCCGTTTCGGCTTGTTGCAACCGTGAAAACAGTCCATCGATCAGGGTTTGCTCTTCGCTGTTCATGGCGACCTCGTTAGATTGCCGGTAGAAATCGTGGTCTCGCCTGTGATCAGGCGCCGCTCTAGTTATGGGGGTGTTACGAGTTGTTTCAATGGTCTTTACTCAAGGTTTACGTTTGCTTACCGCCCGTGATGATCGGTTAAAGTGTTGCCCTTGCTTTCAGGCCTGCGATGAACTCGATGAATCCGTTAGACGTGCTGCGCGACTCCTTCCGTTTCACCCAACGCAACCTGGGCGCTATCGTCCAGCTGTGTTTGCCGTTGGTGATTTTCGAAGCCCTGCTGCAACAGGTGCTCAACCACGTGGTGGGCCCGGATGCATTCCCTGGCTACAGCGTGGTGGTGGGGTTGCTGGTGTACCCGCTGTACACCGGCGCGTTGATCCTGTTTCTGGATGCCCGCACCCGTGGCGAGTCACCGACTACCAAGGATGTATGGGCCATGGCCCTGACCCTGTGGCCGCGCTTCGCCCTGCTGACGGCCATGAGCACGCTGCTGATCCTGCTGGGGCTGTCGCTGTATTTCCTGCCGGGCCTGTGGCTGATGGTGGTGCTGGCCTTTGCCGAGTACCTGCTGGTGCTGCGCGGCATGCCGGCGCTGGAGGCGATGAAGGAAAGCTTCCGCCTGAGCCGTGGGCATTTCTGGCTGATCCTGGTGTGCCTGCTGTGCGTGATGACGCCACTGTGGCTGCTCAAGGGCGCCAGCGTTGCGGCCTACCCCACGCCTGCGCCGCTGCTGGGCCTGTTTCTGGACAGTGCCCACAGCTTCCTGCAACTGTTTACCAGCGTGGTGCTGTTCCGGTTATTCATGCTGATCGGTGGCGATGCCGACGCGCGGTGATATGCTCCGTGCCACTCCTGAAACGCTATAAGCCGAGCCGATGACCCGTTTATTGCGCATAACCCTGCTGGGCCTGCTGATCATTGCAGGCCTGCTCGCCGCCCTGATCTACAGCCTGACCTGGCGCCCCGAGGCGAAGCAAACCCTGCCGGTGAGTTGTGTCGCGCCCCGTGCGCCCACGCTGCTGCCGGGGCAGGCGCTCAAGGTCATGACCTGGAACGTGCAGTACCTCGCCGGCAAGAACTACGTGTTCTGGTACGACACCGCCGACGGCAGTGGCCCGGACGACCGCCCGACCGTGGAAGACATGGCCGCCAGCCTCGACGAAGTGGCGCGGGTGATCCGTGACGAACAACCCGACATCCTGCTGCTGCAGGAACTCGACGAAAACGCCAAGCCCTCCCATTACCAAGACCAGCTTGCCCTGTTGCAAGAGCGCCTGGTCGACCTCTACCCCTGCAGTGCCCAGGCCTTCGACTGGAAAGCCGACTTCGTGCCCGACCGGCATATCTTCGGCAGCGTCGGCCGTAAATTGGCGACCCTCAGCCGTTACCAGATCGAACACGCCGAGCGCCTGCAATTGCCGGCCCCCGAGGCGAACTTCATCAGCCGCCAGTTCCAACCCAAGCCGGCCTTGCTGTTGACCTACCTGCCGCTGAGCGACGGTGGCCAACTGGCCGTGCTCAACACCCGCCTGGACGGTGACGCCCCTGGGCGCAGCGCGGTGCAGGAGCAGGTCCAGACCACGGTCAAGCTGCTGGATAAATTCGAAGGGCGCGGCACACCCTGGCTGATCGGCGGCGACTTCAACCTGCTGCCCCTGGGCCAATTCCTGCGGCTGGACGCCGGCAAGCGTGGGCAATATTCGCCGGACAGCGAGCTGCATTTGCTGTGGGACAAATACCCGATGATCCCGAGCAACAGCCAATCCAGCGGGATTGACCGTGAGAAGTGGCTGACCCACTTCCCCAACGACCCGAGCGTCGACGGGCCGGACCGCACGCTCGATTACCTGTTCTACAGCCCGCGAATCAAGCGGGTGGAGGCGAAAGTGCGGCAGGAGGACACGTTGCGCATTTCCAACCACCTGCCGGTGATCGCTCGCTTCCTGCTGCCCGCCGCACAATAATCCCTGCCATGGGAGCACGGGCTGTGCGCGTTTATTCGACTCTTTTTCGGTACTCGGTGGTGGTGATTCCCGCGTAGCCCCAGTTATCCGTATCCACCTCTTCGATGACGATGTGAGTAAGGTGCGGGTCCTTATTGAGCACGGTTTGCATGGTGTTGGTTATTTCGGCGATGACCTGGGCTTTCTGCTCTTGGGTGACGCCATCACGGGTAATACGGACGCTGATGAAAGGCATGGAAAAGTCTCCACTTCGCCCCTCATCGACATGATGAGGCGGCAAGTGTGGAGACTTTAGAATGTTGCCTTGGGCGGATAAATGCGGCGGCGGGAACATCATTTGTGATGCCGCGTAATGAATAAAGGCACATCCTGTGGGCGCTGATTATTTACGCGGTTTGATTCGCGCGGTTGCCTCGGCCACCAGCGGATCATCCGGCCAGTAATGCTTGGGGTATCGCCCTTTCAA carries:
- a CDS encoding YciC family protein yields the protein MNPLDVLRDSFRFTQRNLGAIVQLCLPLVIFEALLQQVLNHVVGPDAFPGYSVVVGLLVYPLYTGALILFLDARTRGESPTTKDVWAMALTLWPRFALLTAMSTLLILLGLSLYFLPGLWLMVVLAFAEYLLVLRGMPALEAMKESFRLSRGHFWLILVCLLCVMTPLWLLKGASVAAYPTPAPLLGLFLDSAHSFLQLFTSVVLFRLFMLIGGDADAR
- a CDS encoding LabA-like NYN domain-containing protein, coding for MKKIAVFADVQNLYYTVRQAYGCHFNYAALWADISARGQIVEAYAYAIDRGDSKQQQFQQILRNLGFTVKLKPYIQRSDGSAKGDWDVGITIDIMDAADHVDEIVLASGDGDFDMLLDRVIHKHGVEAVAYGVPGLTANSLIRAASRYVPIEGALLLK
- a CDS encoding endonuclease/exonuclease/phosphatase family protein produces the protein MTRLLRITLLGLLIIAGLLAALIYSLTWRPEAKQTLPVSCVAPRAPTLLPGQALKVMTWNVQYLAGKNYVFWYDTADGSGPDDRPTVEDMAASLDEVARVIRDEQPDILLLQELDENAKPSHYQDQLALLQERLVDLYPCSAQAFDWKADFVPDRHIFGSVGRKLATLSRYQIEHAERLQLPAPEANFISRQFQPKPALLLTYLPLSDGGQLAVLNTRLDGDAPGRSAVQEQVQTTVKLLDKFEGRGTPWLIGGDFNLLPLGQFLRLDAGKRGQYSPDSELHLLWDKYPMIPSNSQSSGIDREKWLTHFPNDPSVDGPDRTLDYLFYSPRIKRVEAKVRQEDTLRISNHLPVIARFLLPAAQ
- a CDS encoding 3'-5' exonuclease, with amino-acid sequence MERIAVIDFETTGITPSSHCRATEIAVVILERGQIVDRYQSLMNAGVRVPGFIEQLTGISNAMLRSAPPAERVMNEVNEFVGTTPLMAHNAAFDQKFWDYELGLIRRTRLQKFACSLLLARRLMPAAPNHKLGTLNTYAQLPHTGKAHRAMADAEMAANLTAHLAQELRRTHGLRELSHELLCTLQKVPAAKINEHLKKHRGF
- a CDS encoding tautomerase family protein; the encoded protein is MPFISVRITRDGVTQEQKAQVIAEITNTMQTVLNKDPHLTHIVIEEVDTDNWGYAGITTTEYRKRVE
- a CDS encoding Lrp/AsnC family transcriptional regulator, which translates into the protein MDKYDRMLLSALLEDGRASYAQLARTVNLSAPAVAERVAKLEASGVITGYQAKVDLSKVGLPIQCVIELRLTNHGSQKVYDALAEIPELTECHRVTGDPCVIMQAAVGSMPELENLINRVAKFGFSKTSIILSSAIERRVPLGQLEGNGKNGG
- a CDS encoding DUF2076 domain-containing protein, which encodes MNSEEQTLIDGLFSRLQQAETDSAPRDAQAEARIKEHMTRQPAAGYYMTQSILVQEHALKSLDALNKEQAQQIQQLQDELQRAKSAPAAPASSGGFLSSIFGGGSRDPQPAQSAPASSGGGWREPGRPGFSQPAPQQNYGAPQQNYQQPQQAPAAPIGSGFLGGAMKTAAGVAGGVLLAEGISSLFHHNQQPQVVEEIIEQPAPASDQSGWGGDDQKYAGNDNWGSDNSDSFTDSDYSDDSSSFGDDDSFV